Genomic DNA from Porites lutea chromosome 4, jaPorLute2.1, whole genome shotgun sequence:
GGACGTTAGTCCTGTTTCATTCCCTGCCACCGTGTTGAGTCACCGTGACGAATTCAATTAAGTAATAAAGTAACCAAGCCAGCAATACTTTAAATATCAGATATCATTTGAATATCACAAAGCCAGTTAGAAGGGTGACCCTCCTACTTTTTGCCATACAGTAAGCTGTAACGCGACATACAGGATCGTGGTAACTGTAACACATACACCAAATTGTAACATTGTTTCTCTCACCTGCCCTGCTCCAGCATTCCTTGGGGAGTCTGGGCCCGAATTCGACGTAAGCAGTGATTCTTCTTTGGCGAATGACGAGAATTCATGCTCAAGTGGCGGAGACCGAGAATTCTTGGGAATGGGTGGTATTGTCTGataacaaaacacaaaataagTATTGCAGTAAAATCTTGGAAGGATCATTCAATTTTATAAATTCAATCACAACTTGTTTCAAAGTCGCTAGTGATAGCCTAAACAGATAAACAAAATACGTATTGTAGTAAAATCTTGGAAGACTCAAGAACGTATTGCTGCAAAGTCGCTCTAGACAGACGAACGAGGGCCCCGTTAAACCCCAAGCATCTAGTGACGTAagatagatggatagatagatagatagatagatagctttattaaaaatccattgcagcccaagggctggattacggactgtacaatacgttgaatactaagactaactattataaataaataacagtaaataaataaaacaaaggaacaaaatactacgtcatgaaatttaagaaaatagccgcgaatttacaataaaaccataagaaaatagccgcgttatgcatgataaaactattcattagtCTATTTGTTCTGCAAAGAGGTACGTTAAAAGCGCGCTTTTTCCTTAAGGCTACAGTACTAAGATTACGTGGCGGCAAAAGGCCATGTAATTTGTGGAGGCTGTTGTCCTTAATCTCATTGAATAGGCGCTCTGTCAGCCATTGGCGCCGTTGGTGGAGGGTGGCAATATTGCACTCTTTTAGAGCCTCTTGATAGCCTAAATCtgggaaaataattctaagtGGACGGCGctgaattttctctagctctTCAGAGAGATACTCAGGCAGACCATTGTGGAAAACTTGGCAGGCATATTCAGACATGGGCCGGATACACGTAGTATAGAAACAAAGTAGCTGCGCAGGATCTCCTTTTGCACGCTTAAGCTGCCTTAAAAGATATAGCCTAGAGGCTCCTTTTTTGATAACATTCTCTATGTGAGCGTTCCACTTTAGATTGTTTGAAATTGTGAGACCAAGAAGTTTTGCGCTAGTTACAACCTCAATTGGTTTGTTGTTAATAGTAACTGTTTCGAAAGGATCTACAGACCTTGAGAAACTTATCTGCAACTCTTTACACTTGGTCTCATTCAATTGGAACTTATCTATTTCGGCTTGCCTAACTAGGTCGTCTACAGCAAAGTGGATTCCACTTGGTTGGCCCTTGTGGACTGTCTCGGCCATCGATGTGTCATCGACGTACTTCCAAAGGTTGACGCCATTGACATTGATGTCATTTATCATTACCAGGAAGAGCCAGGGCCCCAATTTGGTCCCCTGCGGGACACCTACCCTGACAGATCCCCAATCCGAGTAGCAATCGTAGGCGAGTTTCACTCGTTGCTTCCTGTCAGTAAGAAAATCTGCAATCCAGTCCAGCACCCAAGGTGAAATTCTATCAGGCCTGTAAAACTTGGCTTTTGTAATTGTAAGGTAACCCAAACACACCTTCAACAAGGTTCACCGACAGAGCCATTTAAGACGTTTAAGGGCATTAAGTGACCCAAGAGGTCTTTCTGACAAATCCAATCATTTACTCATGATACTCAAGTGCCATACCAGGCGACAGCAAGCAGGTTTAGAAATAACAACGCGACGGCAAACGAGAACGCGAAAGCGCGCAGGAAGGACTGAGCGCGACTTCCAGTGTTTAATTTCCTGCTCTGATATTGATAAAGCCAGTAGCCCATcgatttgatgggctcctgttaaAGGTTGCTTTTAGTTTTGCGAGCGCTGACGTCACTGCCGTCGCGTTCTCATTTCTCAAACCCTCAACCGCTAAGTCTGTGGTGTCAGATTTCCCTTGGTTGTCAGAAAATGTGGAGTGGGACCTTAAAATCTAAGCAATTTGTGTTGCGAATAAACATACATTCATACCTGTCTAAAGCGTCCCTTATAGACATGACCATCGGAACCTTTCAGCAAATCAATAACAGACATTTCTCTTCCCCAATTCGGGATTTCTGTTTGTTCTTCACGGGCTACAaattaagaaagaaattttaacaCTACACCTACTACATGTTCTCTTGGATCCATATAAGACGCTGGAAAATTACCCAACTACCCCTCCCTAACCGAATATTTAGCCCTAAGTGGGAAGTTAGTGTCACGGCCGGGATAACggaggggtgggtgggtagTTTCTCCTCAAAATTATACACAGAGGGAGCGTTcccgagcggttagagcgctggaatCGCAATACTGAgtccccgagttcaagtcccactCTGAACACTAGCTGTATTTGTTCACACGgcagtcccgagttcaaatcgtCGGTCACCCTGGTTTGTCTCcgaccagttgggattcttaaccttatcatgtttattttgaaatgtttgtttttgaaaactacTGGGTTACCCCTATGACcacattttttccctttattagtttaattttaattgtttttattatttttatatattgaAAACAAGAAATGTACTCAGTACTGTAATTGGTAAAACACAAACCTAACACTTGGTTTAGCTGCGTAGTTTTGGTTCTTCTCTTTGGATGATACATAACTGTGTGACTTCCTCCGCACGGTCGCCCTGATATGATCTCATTTAAAGACCTTTCTGCTTTACCACCTCCATAATGACCTCGCTGATACTGACGAATCTGCAAGCAACAAATCGGTAGCAataaaaaacataacaaaaagttAGAATGATGCGAAACAAGAATATCTAGATATATAAGTGGAGTTTAACTGATCCGGCGTCATTATCAAATGGTAACAATGTCAAGAAGGAATACTAAAGCAGatgagaaaaaatatatttacttaCAGCTACTTATGGATGGATTTGGGGGTACCTTATTGCCTTAAACTGTGACTTGAGTTAGACTTCGTTCACATAATCAGTAGGGAAGAGGCTTTCAAAGCTCTATAGTGAAAATCCCCCGAAATAGgcaaaaatcaaattaatttttgtttctctctaAGAGGCTTCTTACCTGGTCCATTTCAAAAGATAAGTAAGGTCCCTTGGATCTCTTTGTACGGACACCCCGGGGCAACGGCAGGTTGCTTTGATTGGGCGCTCGCAGAGGAAGCTCCACAGGTCTACTACAGGAAATGCAGTTGAACTTAACTTGCTTGCGGAACCCGGCTGCATCGGAAAAGTCCACTTTTGTCTCAGCAGCAATGAGATTCCTGGACTTTTGTACATCTGCTATTCGGCGCTCtagaaaagacagttaaaacaCATTACCTTCTGGCCGCACAAAACTGCGGCACTAACTTAGGTAACAACTTAAGtctatcgaaaaaaaaaagaagcgcAATGGGTGAATTGGGGGGGATGAAGACTTGTACGAAGGGTACTTGAGCCCTAAGAAACATCGACGACTATAATTACTAGATGGACTGGCATCAACAAAAAGGGAAACAATGatgtcagcaaagattcgcctgATCCTTTTTGcagttctcattgccgtcgcggTCGTCAttgtttaagctccctagtgCTTGCAACAAGGCTACACCTATTATGTAGGATATACTTGTACGCGTGATGTACCTAAATAGTTCTTGAGTGCTTGAAAGGCCTGTCCATCCATTTTCTCTGACATATCAGCCGATAGCTGCTTCAAGGCTTGTTTTAGAGCCATTTCCTCATTCATATAGTCATCCATTTTCTGTAGAGCTTCTCTGAGTCCTTCATCCAGCATGTTGAATGTGTTATCAAATGTTGACACATTCACTTTGCTATCCAATGCAGCTTTGTCAGCTTTGATGTTCATTTCCAAGGCAACATTTTCCTTGTCTGCTTTACTTTCTTGAAGTTTTTCGACATAACTGTACAGTGCTTCAATGTGTTCCTGCAAGAAAGCGGGAAAGAAAATTATGTAGCACTCGTAAACAGAAGCACAAATTAGTATCTATAAGTAGAAAAGACTGCTTGTAAGGACCCATCATTGTACCTCATTGCCTTGATATGCATTTATATCGACTACCATATTGCAAACTACCattctggccccggttgttcaaacgttggataacgctatccaccggataaatcactatccgccggatagcgtaattgatttccgtaatacttatccgctggatagtgatttatccggtagatagagctatccaacgtttgaacaaccggggcctgatgTCTAAAGTCCCGTCCTTACGAATCtggacatttttgaaaccgtATATTCTATTTTTACACGAAGCACTGTCCGTCTGATCACCGGAACCGCATCTTTCTTAAAAAGCTCTCCAGAGTGATTTAAGACCCCACCCAAACAAATGCGGGTAAAAAAttgctgttttaaaaatgtttaataatTAACACCTTTGTGGCTGgagataattttttctttttaattctcaaaaccatgAAATTGATTTGTAGggattaaagggttaattaCGTTAGGCCACACATTATTAAGAATGCTTTGCTCTCCTCATCCTCCACATTCACCCTTTTTAGAGTGCCTGCCAAATAATCTACATTATGGACTTCATCTTTGAAGGCTGggatttatttttaaagtattGTTTAATGCTTACATGACATAGACCATTTATGTACAGCTGAGTACATGTACCTGTTTTCTGCTAAGATCCTGAACCACTTCTGAATGTTGTCTGTCTGCCGTTAGAACCAGTTTTTCCTGTTCTGCTTGCAGATCAGTTAAGTGTTCTCTCAATGCATCCAACACACTGCTGTCCACTCCAGGTGACTGGCTAACGACTTCTGTGAAAGCTGGTTTGTTTTGTCGAGCAATTATGGCAAGTTCACGTTTGATTCCCTCTATGTGATCTTTGTTGTTAAGAGCCATGTTCTTGATTTCAGCAAGAGCAACTAAGTCTTGATTTGTATTTAGGAATTCCAAACCTccaatgaaaaatgaaaatagcaaATATTCACATACATTTAGTCATGAAGAGTTACTGTAAACAGtaaggagcccaaaagtgtgatTTCCTTTAATTAACTCtcattctttcatgcagacattaaccaatcagaagtcgaggacagttttcagctggcttctgattggattaaatctgtacaaaagaatgtgaataaatcaaaagcggtcacacttttgggctccttgctgtaattGATTTCACCTCAaagcaaagtaaaataaaaaagagagaagaaaaagaaaaaaatataaaagaagagagaatcgaaaaatacaaaaaaaaaaaaaaaacactcaccCATACAAGAAGCTCTACATCTCTAGATTAATTATCCTGTATTCCTTCCCTCTGGAAACACATTTGTTCTGTTCAATGAACATTGGGAAGCTGCACTGGTATTGCAGACGTCAGGGTTCAAATCCTGACaagctgaaattttttttttttcaagctttcattttgcaactgcataagttgcgtcttCAACTTTAATTAATGTCTcctctttgcatttatttcttaaTCCAACAgttcattaatttcattttcatgaatttCCAGGCATATTACAAACCTATTTATTGACCAGCTTTCATTCTACAGGTCCAATATATGACATTCATATTTTACTCACTTCACACCTTCATCATTTCCAGAGAATATTACAAACCAGCCCCTAGTTGCTACCTCAATTGGTTAGAGCACTGCATCTGCAGTATTGCAAAGGTCAGAGTTTGTCGTGAAtcctagcctgggaccaggctccgcagtggggGAAAAAAGGCAACAGTCAAAATGCAGGAAAGCTAAGCTAGACTAGCGGTGGTGGGGGTCAAAATATTGGCAAGCAAAGTGAGATTAGCGGTGGTGGGGGTTAAAACATTGGCGAGCGAAGTAAGACTTAGCGGTGGTGGGGGTCAAAATAGTGGCGAGTGAAGCAAGACTTAGCGGTGGTGGAGGTTAAAATATTGGTGAGCGAAGCAAGACTTAGCGGTGGAGGGGATCAAAATATCGATGAGCAAAGCAAGACTATCATCAGTGGTGGGGGTCAAAATATTGGCGAGCAAAGTGAGACTAGCTGTGGTCTGGGGAGAGGGAAAGGGCCActctttcccctccccagacTACCTCTCGTTTCACTTTGctcgccaattttttttcctttttcccccaatgaagagcctggtcccaggctacgtGAATCCCAGCAAGCATGAATTCTTTCAGGCTTGCCTTTTGCAACTGCCCTTAACTACCTTTTTTGGATGTATTTCTTCATTCTGCagttgaaatatatgaaattcatttATTGATCATTTTAGCATACCTTGTTTAAGCATAGCTAGTTGATCCTGCAAGTCATCAGGAATATTCAGATCTTCCTTGCTCACTTTCTGTGGCAGGGCATGTTCTACTTTAGCCAACTCTCCAGCCATTTCCTGTTGTGATTCAACAACACTGGCTACACGTTTCTCCACCTGGGTTTGCTTATCTGACAGTTCTCCAATTTGCCTGAGACACTCCACCATTTCCTGAGATGGGTACTCTGCAGGAGGCAACAATTCTTGAACATGTACCTGCAAAAGTGAGGTTTTACAGTCAAGCAAGGTCAAgtgtaccccccaagattccattaataaatttattattcaaaagttaaaTCTGTTGGTgcttgtagatttcagattcatcatggcattcttgcatgcgtactgagtcgtgaattcacacgcgaggcacttacaaaatttctacctgcttCAGTTtgcctgaatttgatgtaataGTATGCAAAGAaacttaatccattcaaagattttcaatctgaccgaaTACAGAGATATTCTCATAAAATATTCACTACTCATTACGCAAGCAGGAATgctgatttgaatttgacactagttaCTGGAACGACAAACAGATTCATTTTTCAGATAATCTGGCATGAGAAATTGTCCTTCAGGCATATGAGAGTGACGTCTTTAGTCTGCAGGCGTGAGACTCATAATGCATGAGAGTTTGCAGGCATATATAAATCTAAGTACTCCACTTTATCAATGACATCATTACTGTACCACAAACAACTTTCCTAAACAATAGTTTAATATGTCTGTAAAGGGGACACCCCGCAAAGATGAGAGGGATTAGAGACAGGAGTAGGGAATGACTGAACCCTAACCACTCAATTAAAAGTCTGAATCATGAGTAAAACACTGTGCAATTTCAAGCATGTTGAAAACTAGTCATCTTCACTTATGCTCTTATATAATTTACAGTCTGATAATGGCATCAACTAATCAGGGTATAGCTAGGAGGGCTTCAGGTGTCTttgaccccccctcccctgtgAGAGgcattccttttttctttctgaaaaaaGGCCTGAGCCAAATTCCACACTAAAATCCTGAAATTCACTGTCTTTAAAGGATGACTCCTTAGCCATCTTATTGTTTGAAACCTCACTTTGTTGAAAATTTCTTCCTATCAAAGTCGTTCCCTGTCAGCTGTTCTTGTATGGGCCAAAATTTGATGATGTTACCATTATTGTCCATGCAGCTATTTTGTATGCTTGTCTCTCCCCCAAGCTCATTTGTCACCCcccaacaaaaaaacaagaaattaaaactaCTTATAGTAAAACACAGAAAGGATGTTGAAACGACAATCTAGTAAGTACCATGGGGCAAGACATGGTGCATGATGCCCCTTTGAAAATCCTAGCTAGGCCCTCAactaataattaatttaatttatgaaTAATCAGTTTAATTCATTAATTATTAGTTTATGGGGGGTATGTTTGGCTGGGCAAAATCGTAATTATGCTTAAATATAAGCTCACGGACCTGTGTACTTCTTGCAAAGGCAGTCTTAGGGTGTTCTGGCGCTGGTATTGGTGTCTGAAGTGTTGGCGGCATTGGAGCAGATTGTGGCCGGCCATCTGACTCTGTATCATCAACTTCTTCACttacattattattatgatcaGGGTCCTTTACTGGTGTCTCCTCTGGATGCAGAGCGACTGCACCAGTTGCTACTCTATTTTCCCTCTCAAGGTCTGTTTTCTTAACATTCAAAGCTTCTTCCAGTGCAGGCCATTTCACATACACTGACAACTCATCCTTTGTTGCAAATCTACTACCAAGTTCTTTTTCTATTGAATTTATACGTGACATGGCATCTCCTTCAATAAAAGCTTCAGTGGATGGCTTCTGTCCCAGATTACTGTCCACTGAGTTTGTTTGACCATGAATGCTCTCTTTGAGATTCTTCAATTCATTTGCGACATCTTCCACGTCACTTTTCAGGCTAGTTATGGTCTTTCCATCAGTTCCAAGAAACTCATTCAAAATAGTCATTACTCTGTCAATAGCCTCTTCTGTGGCCTGAAGTCGCTTGTTAAATTTCATAAACTGCCACAACCCAGAAAGTGTAGTTTGAGTGACAGCTTCATCTTGATTTAAATGTTTTGATTGTTGTGCCTGCTCAATAATAAATTGATTGGAAGGTGGGTTGTCAAGAATCTTCAATCTCTCTTCTAGTTCTTGAACTTTTTGCTCAAGGTTTTCTTGCCTTTTCTGTAAACTGATAAAAAATGTAACAAAggtttaagacaaaaaagtgAAGAAGTCATTGTACACAAGCAGAGATTTAGAGGGGGGCTAGGGGAggggtagcctgagaaaacagccgacatttggcgacgctgctgctggtttccctgccaaatgacgtctgagaaacgagtgcagaaattccatactgatcacgtgtcactacccagatccgggTAGTACTTCTGactggttgaatcaaatttcccacggagcaagaccaatcagaagcactacccagatctgggtagtgaagagtcatcagtatggaatttctgcactcctttctcagacatcatttggtggggaaaccagtggtagcatcACCAAATGTTAGCTTTTGGACAGATGCTTTCAGAGTTCTTTAACCAATACAAATTGGTAGCAGAAGAGTC
This window encodes:
- the LOC140932927 gene encoding uncharacterized protein; the protein is MRKTGFSEIQRKDVKYCKMGAEMELHRLVDLALRSPDAGVVNFNHLHTLLHAILNHIGLSYDPLSGEINTKLSAPTNEANVKSTKTEQSEAEDEASKGEDRSKRPDKSSELGTTFSEFERSNGSSLQKRQENLEQKVQELEERLKILDNPPSNQFIIEQAQQSKHLNQDEAVTQTTLSGLWQFMKFNKRLQATEEAIDRVMTILNEFLGTDGKTITSLKSDVEDVANELKNLKESIHGQTNSVDSNLGQKPSTEAFIEGDAMSRINSIEKELGSRFATKDELSVYVKWPALEEALNVKKTDLERENRVATGAVALHPEETPVKDPDHNNNVSEEVDDTESDGRPQSAPMPPTLQTPIPAPEHPKTAFARSTQVHVQELLPPAEYPSQEMVECLRQIGELSDKQTQVEKRVASVVESQQEMAGELAKVEHALPQKVSKEDLNIPDDLQDQLAMLKQGLEFLNTNQDLVALAEIKNMALNNKDHIEGIKRELAIIARQNKPAFTEVVSQSPGVDSSVLDALREHLTDLQAEQEKLVLTADRQHSEVVQDLSRKQEHIEALYSYVEKLQESKADKENVALEMNIKADKAALDSKVNVSTFDNTFNMLDEGLREALQKMDDYMNEEMALKQALKQLSADMSEKMDGQAFQALKNYLERRIADVQKSRNLIAAETKVDFSDAAGFRKQVKFNCISCSRPVELPLRAPNQSNLPLPRGVRTKRSKGPYLSFEMDQIRQYQRGHYGGGKAERSLNEIISGRPCGGSHTVMYHPKRRTKTTQLNQVLAREEQTEIPNWGREMSVIDLLKGSDGHVYKGRFRQTIPPIPKNSRSPPLEHEFSSFAKEESLLTSNSGPDSPRNAGAGQAAEEMSPESQNSPRDTQKKSQSHNTSPRARMRHIVKRHSSDSPPVPVPSPSPPTVHDSETHKPLLKQQRQEDSQSKLFTPAVPRPSPDGGRENEDTDPGGNGKDTDNGSPME